GGGTAGCTGGTTGTGATGCCAACTGAAAAGGCAGACTTCAGCACGATGCTTCCACACCTGCACACGCCAGGCAGCCCTgggtccccttgatctcctcggTCTCCCTTTGGCCCAGGAGGCCCAGCCGGCCCGACTTCTCCTTTCTCACCCTCTGGTCCTATGGGTCCTTTCTTCCCAGTCTCGCCTTGGTCTCCTTTCTCACCAGCAAGGCCCAGGGGTCCAGTCTTACCTTTTATACCTTCAAAAAATAAGCAATAGCCACATTAGTAGTTCTTCTGGAGAGTCACAAACAACCTACCTACACATTCCAATGCATTCTAACCATTTCTTTTTAGTCAACTATCAACAGCACTAATCAAAAAGCCTTTGGAAACCATCGATAcactaaaaatgaaaacagacaatTTTCACATAAATTTTCTCCAGTATTTGAGACTTCTGTTTAGACCCTGACTAATTAAGCTAATTAGCTCTTGTTTTGATGACAGATCAATTGGTACATATTAGTCATATGCGGCTACTTGTCACTACAGAAAGACTTCAGAGAGCTTGCTGGTGTTTTTTTCAGAGTGAGTCCTGGGGGAGACAGAACCAGACAATGCTTTGGAGACAGCTTAGTCTTTGTCCCATTCTATACCTGCTagtgttaatattaaaatatttaatgaacaTTAAATTTGCTATTTATCAACTATTTACTATATACCAGGATTGATGCTAACTATTTTATTTGCATGCATTATCTTATTTAAATCTCACAACTTTACAAACTAAGAATTAGTAAATTCCATTGCAGATGAGGAAACGGCATGAAGAGAACAGAGCTAGTGAGTGATGGAGCTGCCATCTCATCCCATGCCTGCCCAACTCGGAAGCCTGGGAACCCATCCTTTAGGGCAATATGTTGGGCTGATCCTATAGACTGTAAGTATACTTGGAAGGTCGAGAATCTTATAGTATCATAACTGAAAATTAACGATTGCTTTCACCACGCTACAGGCTTGCTTTTGTCCTGAGGTGGCAAAGACCCTTGACCGTGTTTCAGGATTAGAAGGATCCAAGCCTGCTCAGCCTCATGATGTCTTTCTCCCCTTCATCTAAATGCACTTTACCTTACTGTTGGCTCTGCcactgagtgtatcattttagaaTTTTCTCCTAGTTTCTCTGGGTATCCTTacatatagaaaaacaacaacaacaacaacaacaacaaaaacaatggaTGTGAAAGAATTTCAACAAATTCTAAACCACTGCATAGGATTATTTTCTGTATGTTCAGATCTTCACATCTGCAGGTTAACTAGAGGCTAGACATAGAAAAATAATGATCTTGATTGAAAGCCATTAGCAAAATTGactttttctattatttaaaaacaacaataattacTATAAAAATGGTTTAAATTTTGTGACTGAGTCCATGTCATAAATAATACTTGGATTAATAGTATTTCCACCTAATCTCTCCAAATTGTTATCATCTGTTGTGTACTTTTTGACATTAGGGAAAATGTATTGTTAATGCATGGTTTCACTCGTAGCCACGGCTTTCTTCTCAGGGACTTTTCTTCAGCTAAGCCTTTTATCTCGCTGGCGCTTTGATATCAATTACTGAGAGTCCTGTACATACTTCAGTGCATGCGTGTGAtaacttgattcttttttttccagttaattGGCAAAATTAACAAGGAAATATCTTGGTGATGTAAATTTTAGGAGAATTAAAGCTTTACTCTCAAAATGTCAAGCACAATGCTTTAATCCTCGTGAAAGCGGCTGTGTAGCAATTGGCGATCCATGGAGGTTATTGGCAAtgcacaaaacactacttttgcTTGTGAGGCAAGGTCAGCATTCTTAACAACAACAGTTGTGTCCCCTTAAAGCAGATGTTTCTGTTAAGCTGAAACTCTACTGATCCAAGCAGAACACATGTGATAGATGTTTCTTGAAATAAGGTCATAAAAGTCTGAATTTTCAATGCTTGATTCTTCAGGGGGTAGAAATGGAATATAaactctcttttgtttttcacGATTCAAAGACTACAATTTCTGAAACTTGTATTTTGACTACAATAGTAGCTTAACCTTTTCTGCCTTTGTCATTGATCTTCAATATAATAAGAATAACAATACCATTCTTGTCTCAGTAACAGCTTTAACCATAGAATTTTGTTATGAACTCGAATCATGCTGGTAATAAGATTTTGGATTAGTCACTCTTTCTCTGGCTTCAAGGGCTCCATTTGTAATACAGAGACATTGGCTATAGCTCCACTCTAAGCTTAGCAGGTAACACAGTACCAGGGGCTCAACATGTCTGAGATAAAATCCACTTCAGCTGTGGACTGGGTAGTGAAGCTGATGAAGGGGTAAGATCCTTCCGGCTTAGGCTTCCCAGTGATTGAAATAAAGGTTTGGAGTAGGTTGCTGGAGGCCTCGTCCTCTTGAAAATTTATTGAGAACAGCCCATAAGTACTGAAATGCAGATTATAAATATGATGAACTCTTTACAACCTTGGTGCTCACACATTCAATACCCCGAAATTCTTGATACACTTAGTCAtggaataaatgtaataataacaTGTAGGGATTCTTCCTTCTTATATGAAGAACTTTCCTATGTACCAGGAGACTacacattcagaaagaaaaaaagaaaaggataaattGTCATGCATTAAGCTTTAAACTATGTATTATTGAAACTTAGCCATACAGAGTTTCTTTTTAGTTGTCTCTCAAAAGGGTCTATctatatttcctctttaaaatcaTCTTATCCTTCCATTCATTCATACATTATTCATCTAGCCAACCTTCCTTCTTTTCATCCTtccgtctttccttccttcttttcatcAATGGCTCTATGCACCCATCTGCACATCTATCttatgcttattttatttaattgactGACTATTCACTGTATGTAACCCTCTGTGATAGGGGCCCAGCGTGATAAGCTGATACATATTAAAATGCGTAGAGTAAATCGGAATAAAGACTACTTCATGAAGGTTTGAGAGATAGATCAACTGTGAAAGGCTAGGttcacaaccccccccccaaatgctTCATGAGATAATTCTAGTGATATTTGGATGAGCATGCATTCCGATTTAATTGCATGCTATTAATATATTACAATAATTCTTACAGACTAATGAGATGTTTTTGCAGAGAATTTATGATTTGGCGTAATAATCTCTTCATTTGTAATTTAGGGTAAGAAAGTAGGAAGAAGAGAACAATTAATTTTGCCTGGACTTGGTTGAGGCGAAGACAATCTGCTACCAAGAAGGGTGCACAAATGAAAAGGCTCTGTGCTGTCACTGGAGAGGAAGGATTGAGCAGAACTTCCCAGCCATGAACCCATCCGCAGCCAGATGTGGCTTCTGAGGGATGTCTCACAATCAGTCAAGCCTACCTTTCCTTTCTGAGCTATGCACAGCCTTAACTGTAGCTGTTGGAATTAGATACTCTCAGGCTGGAAAAGTCACTTTGATTTTGAATCTCAATAGTTTCATTTATAACATCATTTTATTGCATATAACAGTTACTGAAGCTTATAATGGTGAATGGTAACATAAATAAGTTCCCGACGCACAATGAGTTCTTAATACATGGTCAACACTGGGAGCTATAGTAACGATGTGCCTAGACAGTCCTTTCCCTCATCTTCCTGACAAATGTCTGTAATCCTGGAGACTAGAGCAGTTTCTCAAGCAGTTGTGTTTTGAGGCCATTTTTGTCAGAGTAGGGGGAGGTGTGCCATCCAGGGAGATGCTGTCAAATGCCATACTAGGACCCTCACCTTGCCCTAAAAATTAATCAGCACTACTGGCACTGGTGTGGAGGCTGAGAAACCCTCACCAGAAATGAGAGTTGTTAGTTAGAGGCAAACTAACTATTTCCAAGTAAATAGTGCATGAAAACATAGAGGGATAAATGGATTGGATACAGAACTATTCCTAACCCCATAGGGCTAAAACTGTAtcacttaagaaaacaaaaagggggaactgtagagagctgcagaatgctatgccttaaagatggagctggtttccgccttccaccttcccgatggtgagtgctctctgtcacaaacaattccatatttggctaaggctgaggatctggcttgcttccatgtatgtggacctatctgcattgcccatgtggcacgcctgggttggctacccagaggctatttaagctgtgggctggctttccccagggtccgaggattgttcaaggttcttgaataaactgcattgaaaaaaaaaaaagataaaaaaaaagaatattatgttTGACCTGAAATAACAGTAGAACTACCTCATGGATATGTTAATCATGTTTTGTTTACTTGGTGGCTTTGGATGACTACAGATTCTTTTTGACCTATGGTTCAAAATTTAATAATTAACAATATCTAATGTTTACCAAAGTACTTAGCACATGACAATTACTGTGGCGAGCATCCTGCATACATAACTACTCTTAAACTTCACAATTGCCATTACTAGTGCCTAAGGATGCTAAATTAAGTAAAGAGATTTGAGTCTGGTGCCAGTGTTTGTGTGATTAGCCACTACATTCTTCCTTCCAGACACAGGGAGCAGAAAGGATATGTCATATAGAACTATAATCTGTGCGTCACAGAATTTTAAGGATATTCAAAATCACGGGTCAGTAACAATTTGTATCCACGTGAGCTACCTTATAAATAGACACCTTTAAATAAATATGACTAAGCAGCAAATTCAAGGTTGTTTATCTGACATTGAATCTTTACACAAGGCTCTTTAATACTGAGCATTGCTCGTGCATCTGACAACTATTGATTTGCCCAATGTTTTCTGCATGGAATATTTGGAAATGATGCATTAGCCAATAATCTGGATCTATACTGTGGTACTGTCTCACAGAACCCCAGTAAATCACGTGTGATGATTGGGGAGAGGCATATTTTCttagatttatgtatttttttccttcttatcttTTGTCTAACTTGTATACTCAGAAGCTTGTTATCAAAGATTGATTCcaaatttcttcttcttgtgaCATTCTCACAACTTCTGTAGAATTTCAATTTGGTTTCCTCTGAGGACTGTGAAGTCTGGCAAGCTTCCCTGGCCAACTTATGTGCAAGAGGAAAAGCCTAAAAGTTACTGAAGGACTAGAGGACAGTTGTATTGTCTCAAAGAGCTCTGTAAAGCCTGCAGAGCGTAACAGGAAAGGTTGGACAGTATTGAGTGAGGAAAGGCCTCCTTATGACACTATTGTCCTCCTAGCTGAAGACatggaaaaaaatctagaaatgcTTGAGGAATATGTGTCAAGAACATTAGCTCTGAGCAAGGTGGCAACTAAGTTTCTGAATGCCAACTTTTTTCCTGCTCTGGCTCATCTGTTTGTCCACCTAAGCTTCCACGTATCCAGCCATTGTCCGGTGGCCCCAGGCATCAGTTTTTCGGAGTCCAGCTCTGGCAGTCATGAACAGTGCATGCCAATCTGGGCTCATCTTCTGCAGTGCCTTACTTTTCCAGTGTCAGTGTTCACCCAAGAAAGTTGTCATTGCTGGAAAGAGTTAAAGCAGAATTTGAAGTAAATTGTGATGATTAGTGAAGGGGAAGTAAAGAAGTGATAGAAGAGTCCCCATTGAGAAGCAGCAGCAAATGGAGTAATTTAGGGAGGGGCAGAAAGGGTGTTCGACGAACCTCATCGTGATTCCTTACCTGCAGtgcccttttctcctttctctcctttcctgccaTCTCTACCATCCCTTCCAGGAAGGCCGATGCGACCGTGGGGTCCAGGAGAGCCATTTGCTCCAGGAGGGCCTGGGGGACCAGGTAAGCCAGGGATGCTGCAGATATACCTGGGAGAGTAGCTCTCTCCCTTGGCCTGATTCCCCCGAGGTTGTCCACTTACACAGATGGCAAGACTTGTCACGTAGAGCAGCACAATCATCTTGGGCTCTAGAAGAGAAGCACAGACATCAGAACACTCTCCAGGGAGCGGCTCCGGCACAATGGAGTTAGTGTGAATGGAAGATTGGACACGTCCAGAAGCCCCCGCCAGCATTTGCTTTTCCTCACAGTAAGAATCCAGCTTCCTCTTATGATTTAAAAATTCATCAAcgtatctctgacacagactcctCAGTGCCTTATACAAGGACTGACGTAGCTGAAGGGTGAAAACATTCTAAACACACTTCTTTTAGTAAAAGATCATTTCCTTTTTGCAAGATTAATGCATTATAAAGAGAAAACGACATGTTCAAATGACTTAGATAAATACCAGCACAGTTGCCACTACTTAGAGATAATTAATTGCCATTTACAGTTTAATATATTCACGTTTCCAGTTCTTCTCGTGTGTCTGTGTTGTGAAAAAAGGTGATATTATGTCAATCCTGTGAtttagaattttgtttttcatttaacgTTGATTTAAGCTCTTACAGGGCCAATTATCTGTAACACTAAttactgtctttctctctcctctcgtATGTGTGTAGAAGCTGTTTACAGAATTGTGCCAGTGTAACACACACTGTATCACCCCACTCATCTGGCCTGCATCCATCCGGTTCTTAGAAttcatgggaaaagaagaagcaTTTTAAGAAAACCATGATTTTCACTTGTTAATCGTGTGTAATGCCAATTAGTGGTAATTGCAGTACTGGGAATGTCCTGGGGGAGTCCGaaactttaatttaaaatctGCAGGATATAATGCCTCCGTGTCCCATTAAGCTGTTAGCACTGGGGGTCAATTAAAGAGCCGTGTGAACTTAAACCGTGCACAGTGCCTGTGTGCCCTGAGAAGCAGACACAGGTCTCTTTAACTATAACCTAATAGGACTTGGCTTCTTGCTCCACAGAGGCTGGATGCAAAGAGCAATGAATGATTTATTAGCATGACATCCTGGCATGTAGGCTGAAAATGTGGGAGTGTGACCTAAGCTGGGGAGACGTGATTTTTCAGGTCATGTCATCCTTAGGGATGAGCAGTTTCTTCAATGGCAGGATGCGCACAGGTGTTTTATGTAGATTGTGCAAATGAGGTTTTGAATGGCTGAACCTGTGCTTGATCTGGACAACATTCTCCTAAGGGGACTAATAATGAAATGTGGGAGAAGTGACCCAGGTGTTATTTTTGACAGCCATCCCAGAAAATTTGAAAGGCACACCACACACTATAGCACTTTTATGGTGCCCATGGAAAAATTATAACATCTTGAAATTATACCCAGAATTCACCCCAGCTTAGGAATAGTAACTTAATAAAGAAATGTAGGTGAGATTTTGGAATAATCTCAAGTCTTAGAATCTTATCATCAGAAAAGCTAAAACCATCTATCCAGTGTTACCAGACCCTCCCACCAAAGgatgaaaacctttttttttttttcatgttctaggtACTGAACCTGCCATATAATTTTATATCAATCTGTGTTCTGCTACTGTAATGAAATACATGAGGCAAGGGTTCACAAAGGgaagagtttatttactttaatggTCTGGAGGCTGAAAATCTGGAGACTGAAAATGCCACTTGGCCCAAGATCTCTAAAAGAGCGTCTACCTTGGCAGCATCACACCATGGCCTATGGTATAAAGGTGGTAAATAAGGCGACAGGAAGCCCAGACAACGGAGAGTGCCTATTTTGTGGTTTTGCTCTGGGTCCTATTCCTTCAAGCTCCCATTGCCTCTCACAACCACTGTAGTGGGACCAAGCTTCTAACATTGGAACCATTGTTTTAAATTATATCCCAAACTGGGCAAGCACTAACCTCAAACAACCATTCTTAGTGTTCAAATGGGATTAAGGCACTTTCTGACGAACCCTGTGATTCTGATAGCAACAGGAGCTCTTCGGGGGAACTTCACGGAAGAAGGACCAGGAAGCtgagaagagccagaggacccAAAGGACTTCTGCTGGACATGGGCAGGAACATTGTCCCCACAAACTCTCATCATCTATGGCTGCCTGCCAGGAGCTGCACAGCAGCACCACAGTCCAGTGTCAGAAAGACTCACAGTATCTCCCCAACCCTGAGTTGAGAAGCTACAGGCAATCTATGGTTGCTGAGGAAGAAAGAGTTTTTCTTTGGAAAAGGAAATGTGGGAGAATATGGCAGGAATTGTAGTAGTATTATATTGTattcatgtatttttaatttttatttttatatgagcTGTTTTAAAGAAGGCCCAGGTAAAAGGTAACAGAATGAGGTAGCTTGGAATGTGCTTGGAAGAAAGAATACTTCACTGATACCCAGCAGCATATGCTCAAAGGAGgaataaaataaagcaactaaaaCAGTTTGATCACTGAACAAAAGGGCTGCTTTCCATTGAGAGAGCTGTCTGATATAGGAGTTTAAATGCTTGCATGCAGCTCCAGTTATTACTTTTTGAGtgtcactcaagatgatcatttattcttaattaattaacttattcactttacattccaattgtagttacctcccttccctcctcctggtcccactgtccctccctctttcccatgtCCTCCTTCCCTACCCCACAGAAAAGGGAAGCTCTCCCCACCCATTTGCCCAGCACACcctgtcacatcaggactgagcacatcctcttcatGGTGGCCTGGTGCTGAATTATTTGTTAACAGTCACCAGCAAAGAGGAGCAAGGTGTGGCGGTACTCACTACGATTCATGGCACGATGCTGAGAGTTCAGCCAAGTCTCAGGACTCAGTTCGCGGATGAAGATGAGTGAATGTGGATTACCATGGAAAACCACAGCGGCTTCTCACCGTGATGGTTTTAGTTTTCGTTAAGAGTCAACATCACCATGACTACAAGATCTACTCGATCCTCACAGCCCTCCTTAAATCATGTGACTTCATTTTGATTTTCCTCCCCACTCCCAGTTCTAGTTGCAAAGGATTCCTTGGTGTCCCTCAGAGGCACTGGGTTCAACCTGCCTTAGCATCACTGCGGTTTCCTTGTTCTGGATAAAATATCTGCACCAAGATGTCTAGATGGATTAATTCCTCACCTCTTCCTTGAAGTCTTTCccatatgtcattttttttcagtccaaCCATTATCATCTTATTTAATATTGTGGagtgcatttttaaaatgtctccaaccctccttcttcttgctctattttcttttttctgtcctcCTATTTCATTTATCATCTCAACCCACAAGATTATCCCTATTTTACTTTGTggtattaatattttttttttcagataggaCCCACAGCACCCAAACTCCAAAAGGGCAGGTATCTTTCTCTTATTTAACAATGGGCCCAACATCCAAGTTGGGAAGAGAGACTTTGGAGGATGAGGCATGAGTTCTGTGGGAAGAAAAACTAATGAGAAATTATGAGAATATTAtaagacaaaggaaaagaaggtTGAAATGTTTTCCCTGGACCCATGGGTTTTTGCAGTGTTTAAGAGAATACATTAAGAACTTAACTGATTTAGGTTATATGGCCTACAGTGCAtagacatattaaaatatttttttcaaatgtagATAATGCATTTctaaaactgtaaagaaaaagCATGTGTAATTGTAAGTAAATCTAGTGGTTTTTAGATTTAATACTCCTGAAGGTGTGTCCTGTTGCCACTTCCTGTGTGTTCTTCTCCAGGTTAGCTTTGTGTACATACAGCACTCTCATTTTGCTTTCAAATCAGTCATGTTTGTGGGGTATTTGTTCCAAGGCCATCACCTCACCTTAGGCGCCAAGATCCAAAGAGGCTCTAGGTCCTGATATAAGCTGATGCTGTGCTTGCGTATAATCCATGCACATTGTCCTGTATACCCTGAGTCACTCACCTCTCTATTACTTACTGTATCTCACCTAATATGAGTGTTTGAAGAACAATAAGAAAAAGCCTGCACATGTGCAGTACATAATTAATCATCGCTTGGTATTTGTCTGTGACTCTCTGAAGGCGGGCATGTGGAAACTCTGGATCCA
This genomic window from Meriones unguiculatus strain TT.TT164.6M chromosome 12, Bangor_MerUng_6.1, whole genome shotgun sequence contains:
- the C1qtnf7 gene encoding complement C1q tumor necrosis factor-related protein 7 isoform X2, with product MIVLLYVTSLAICVSGQPRGNQAKGESYSPRYICSIPGLPGPPGPPGANGSPGPHGRIGLPGRDGRDGRKGEKGEKGTAGIKGKTGPLGLAGEKGDQGETGKKGPIGPEGEKGEVGPAGPPGPKGDRGDQGDPGLPGVCRCGSIVLKSAFSVGITTSYPEERLPIIFNKVLFNEGEHYNPATGKFICAFPGIYYFSYDITLANKHLAIGLVHNGQYRIRTFDANTGNHDVASGSTVIYLQPEDEVWLEIFFNDQNGLFSDPGWADSLFSGFLLYVDTDYLDSISEDDEL
- the C1qtnf7 gene encoding complement C1q tumor necrosis factor-related protein 7 isoform X1, with translation MPRKEPKMIVLLYVTSLAICVSGQPRGNQAKGESYSPRYICSIPGLPGPPGPPGANGSPGPHGRIGLPGRDGRDGRKGEKGEKGTAGIKGKTGPLGLAGEKGDQGETGKKGPIGPEGEKGEVGPAGPPGPKGDRGDQGDPGLPGVCRCGSIVLKSAFSVGITTSYPEERLPIIFNKVLFNEGEHYNPATGKFICAFPGIYYFSYDITLANKHLAIGLVHNGQYRIRTFDANTGNHDVASGSTVIYLQPEDEVWLEIFFNDQNGLFSDPGWADSLFSGFLLYVDTDYLDSISEDDEL